A single region of the Gemmatimonadaceae bacterium genome encodes:
- a CDS encoding ShlB/FhaC/HecB family hemolysin secretion/activation protein → MYALLTVLVLAQSSIGIQVGKSPTKRIDVDSVRTIARDDSIRIYRENRRDSMRVVNKAKDSARIESRRAKRTAVTPALVASAFRDSRAGALLAAARTSRLEQDSALRGYDATSYERLSVGIGLKRISRERLLMRTERVGRVTWQRGGPALVQILGKRHVMPMLEGAGDAEFDSYDIPIPYYPGRETLWVGSGIAKSDINESEIIHPLARGAEAYYTYATGDSVSFQLPGSRRIELRELVVRPRAPAWNVALGSLWFEVSSARLVRAVYRLAEPMDIWKIANEEEDEDDKPPKWVTAAITPLTAQVNAITVEYGLHEGRFWLPRLQGVEGSAQAGFMRVPFKIEQSFKYASVNGTSMGPLVQIAVGDTAQDSVSRSRRAVIRRNECKAGGERTRTMSRHEGQLQIISRLSCDTVALANAPELPKSIYDDGEEVFGAKERDALIDAALSLGAQPGFVPQKPVITYGLGLTRYNRIEALSTGIAVRQSLGGGYTARAMARIGIADWSPNGELGLSRTDGRRTIGVGLYRRLSSANDWADPFSFGSSLSALLFGRDEGFYFRSFGLELAGTADDSATGSWRVFAERHGDAKKKTNFSLARSIGGGDFRDNIDVENGNVLGLALERHGSRGLDPRGLRLFGSLRAEAAAGDFDYSRAMFDATISHGLGPRLSGAFTLSAGTSGGAVPSQRLWYLGGTQTVRGQRPGASTGDAFWMTRVELGTSFVGARPVVFGDLGWAGSRKDFDSPGRPISGAGVGASFLDGLVRFDVARGIYPEKKVRANLYVEARF, encoded by the coding sequence ATGTACGCCTTGTTGACTGTTCTCGTTCTCGCGCAGTCCAGTATAGGTATCCAGGTAGGGAAGTCTCCGACAAAACGCATCGATGTCGATTCCGTCAGGACAATTGCCCGCGACGATTCGATCCGCATCTACCGGGAAAACCGGCGCGACTCGATGCGGGTGGTCAACAAGGCGAAGGATTCGGCGCGGATCGAGTCGAGGAGGGCAAAGCGGACTGCGGTGACGCCGGCGCTGGTGGCGTCGGCGTTTCGTGATTCCCGCGCTGGTGCACTGCTTGCGGCGGCGCGCACCTCGCGCCTGGAACAGGATTCCGCGCTCCGGGGCTACGATGCAACGTCCTACGAGCGGCTCTCCGTTGGAATAGGGCTCAAGCGCATCAGTCGCGAGCGGCTGCTGATGCGCACCGAGAGAGTCGGCCGGGTCACGTGGCAGCGAGGCGGTCCCGCGCTCGTGCAGATCCTTGGCAAACGTCACGTGATGCCAATGCTCGAAGGAGCAGGCGACGCCGAGTTCGACAGTTACGACATTCCGATTCCCTACTATCCGGGACGCGAGACACTCTGGGTCGGGTCGGGGATCGCCAAATCCGACATCAACGAGAGCGAGATTATCCATCCGCTCGCGCGTGGTGCGGAAGCGTACTACACCTACGCGACAGGCGATTCGGTGAGCTTTCAGCTTCCCGGCAGCCGCCGCATAGAGCTGCGGGAACTTGTCGTGCGTCCGCGCGCCCCAGCCTGGAACGTCGCGCTGGGATCACTCTGGTTCGAAGTCTCGAGCGCGCGGTTGGTTCGCGCTGTCTATCGCCTCGCAGAGCCGATGGATATATGGAAGATCGCCAATGAAGAAGAAGATGAAGACGACAAGCCGCCCAAGTGGGTTACAGCGGCGATAACTCCGCTCACCGCGCAGGTTAACGCAATCACCGTCGAGTACGGACTCCACGAAGGGCGGTTCTGGCTGCCAAGGCTGCAAGGCGTCGAGGGAAGTGCGCAGGCTGGGTTCATGCGGGTGCCGTTCAAGATCGAGCAGAGCTTCAAGTACGCGAGCGTGAATGGCACAAGCATGGGCCCGCTGGTGCAGATCGCTGTCGGCGATACGGCGCAGGACTCGGTGTCGCGATCGCGCCGCGCCGTAATTCGTCGCAATGAATGCAAGGCAGGTGGTGAGCGCACCCGCACAATGTCGCGGCACGAGGGACAGTTGCAGATCATCAGCAGGCTGTCTTGCGATACGGTCGCGCTTGCAAATGCACCCGAGCTGCCCAAGTCGATCTATGACGACGGCGAGGAAGTTTTCGGAGCGAAGGAGCGCGACGCTCTGATCGACGCGGCGTTGTCGCTTGGCGCACAGCCGGGGTTCGTTCCTCAGAAACCTGTGATCACCTACGGACTCGGGTTGACCCGATACAACCGGATCGAAGCACTGTCCACAGGCATAGCAGTGAGGCAAAGCCTGGGCGGAGGTTATACCGCGCGGGCAATGGCGCGAATCGGCATCGCAGACTGGTCGCCGAACGGGGAGCTGGGCCTCTCCCGCACCGATGGTCGCCGTACGATTGGCGTGGGCCTGTACCGCCGACTATCGTCGGCAAATGACTGGGCAGACCCTTTCAGCTTTGGGAGTTCGCTGTCGGCATTGCTGTTTGGCCGCGATGAAGGTTTCTATTTCCGGTCGTTCGGTCTCGAGCTGGCCGGCACAGCTGATGACTCGGCGACTGGATCATGGCGGGTATTTGCGGAGCGTCACGGCGACGCGAAGAAAAAGACGAACTTCTCACTTGCCCGCAGCATCGGCGGCGGTGACTTTCGCGACAACATCGACGTGGAGAACGGCAACGTTCTTGGACTTGCACTCGAGCGGCATGGGTCGCGCGGACTCGACCCGCGTGGCTTGCGATTATTTGGGAGTCTGCGCGCGGAGGCGGCAGCGGGAGACTTCGATTATTCGAGAGCGATGTTCGACGCGACGATATCGCACGGACTTGGTCCCCGGCTGAGCGGCGCGTTCACGCTGAGCGCGGGCACCTCCGGCGGCGCAGTACCCTCACAACGGCTATGGTATCTCGGCGGAACGCAGACTGTGCGCGGCCAGCGTCCTGGCGCATCAACTGGCGATGCGTTCTGGATGACAAGAGTCGAGCTCGGCACCAGCTTCGTGGGTGCGCGGCCGGTAGTGTTTGGAGACTTGGGCTGGGCAGGCAGTCGGAAGGATTTCGATTCGCCAGGCCGTCCGATAAGTGGCGCGGGTGTCGGCGCATCGTTCCTCGACGGCCTAGTCCGGTTTGATGTCGCACGCGGGATTTATCCCGAGAAAAAAGTGAGGGCGAACCTGTACGTCGAGGCGCGGTTCTAG